The genomic region GCCGGCCGTCCGGGCCCTGCCGGGCAGCGCCGAGGCGATACCGCTGCCGGACGGGTCCGTCGATGCCGTGCTGGCCGGCAACGCCATGCACTGGTTCGACATGGCCGTCGCGGGACCCGAGATCGCCAGGGTCCTCGCACCCGGCGGAGTTCTGGCCGGCCTGTGGAACGTCATGGACGACCGGGTCGACTGGGCTGCCGGACTCGAGGGGGTCAGCGGGAGTGCGGCCATCGGCCCGCGTGACACGCGCAGCAACTGGCGCGCCGCGACGGCGGACCTGCACCCTCCGAAGAGCGGCGCCGCCCGATTCGACTCGCCGGAGCAGGCCGACTTCCCGCACGGACAGTGCCGCACCGCCGACTCCCTCGTCGCGACACTCGCAACGCGCGCGGGGATGCTCGTGATGCCGGACGAGGAACGAGAGACCGCGCTCGGCCGGATTCGCGCCTTCCTCGCGAGCCAACCGGAGACGGCCCAGGGCGAGTTCACCCTCCCGATGCTGACCGGAGTGCTGCGTGTCCGGCGGCGGTGAAGGCCGGCGACCGTTGGGAGGGCGCGGTCAGGACGTTGCCCGCTTGTCAGGACGCCCGCACGGTACGCTGCTCGCTCACCGAGGGAATCGAGCGGCGCATGGATGCGATGAAGCCCCTCCGGGAGGCGCTGCTCTGCTTGGTACTCCAGAACCAGGCTACCGAGGACCTTCCCACAATCGCTGCTGAAGCCTTGGCGGCGGGTATCGGCAGCCCATCGCTCGTGGACCTCGCATATGTGCGCTCTGGTGATTCAGACGAAGCGCGCGACCTGTTTCTGGATGCCATGGACGAGCTGGGTGTCTCTCGGCCCCAAGACCCGACCGATGCGTTCCAACTGGCGCGTTTCATCGCGACGGAGATCCTGGCCGGCACCGTCTCACCGGAGTCCGGCGCCTGGCAGATCGGATGGCGGGCATGGGACCCGCACCCGGACCATCCCGCTGAACTGGCCATCTTCATGGGACTCGCCAGCGCGTCCGAGGACTACCCCGACGAGCGGGACTACTACGAGCAGGCGATCATTCGCGAGGCGCGCAGGCTCGTGGATGCCGCGCCCCAGTAGCTGACACCTCGTCAGCTGGGGGTGAGGGTCTGGGCGCCGAGGACGGCGAGCCGGTCGAGTACCCGCATCAGACCGGGGCCGATGTGCCGGGGGCGCGATGCCGGCGGCCATGGGCTACTGGCCGTTGGGCTTGACCTCGGTGGCGACGAAGTCGCCGATCGCCCCGAAGACCGCGGCGGGCTGCTCGATGTGCGGGAAGTGCCCGGCCTCCGAGATCGGCCGGAAGGTGGCGCGGGGAAAGGAGTCGGCCAGCGCGCGCTCGTACTCCAGCGGGGCGATGCCGTCCTGCTCGCCGGCGATCACCAGCACCGGGACGTTGACCCGGTGCAGGCGCCCGCGCAGCTTCGGATCGCAGCAGAAGGGGTCGCCCGCGTACACGGCCAGGGTGCGCTGGTTGGCCGCCATCGCGGCCAGCTGCGCCGGGCCGAGGGTGGCCGGGTTCGGGCGGAACTGCGGGTTGTGGAAAGCCAGTTCGCCGGTCTTGACCGGGCCGAGCTCGGCGGGGTTGGCGAACTGCAGCGGGGGCTCGGGGGAGATGCCGGTGGAGGCGAGCAGGGTCAGGCAGGAGATCCGGGAGGCGTTGTCGCGCAGCGCCATCTCGGCGGCGATCCAGCCGCCGACCGAGTTGCCGGCCACCATGACGCCGCTCAGGTCGAGCGCGTCGAGCAGGTCGAGGTAGGCGCCGGCCAGGTCGGCGACGGTGTCGGTGGATTCCGGCCGGGGCGTGCCGTCGAAGCCGGGGTGGGTCGGCACGACCACGTAGGCGTGCTGCGACATGCCGGCGGCGAACCCCGCCATCGAGCGCGGCCCGGCGCCGCCGTGCAGCATGAGCACGCCGGTGCCGTCGGTGTTCTCGCCGAACTCCTGGATCGTGACGGCGAGGCCGCTCGGAAGGTCGATGGTGTGGGTGGTGCTGGTGGGAGCAGAGCTGGTCATGGTGATGGGTTCCCTCGGGTGTCCGTATGCGGGAGTTCGGGCATGCGGGTATTCGGGTGTCCGGTGTGGAGGATGCTCAGGCGAAGTCGGTGGCCGGTTCGGTGGCGTAGCGGCTCATCGCCTCGATCGTCACCTCGGGGGTGAGCGGCCGGCCGTTGGCGATCATGTCGCGCAGATCGCGGAAGTAGTTGACGTACAGGTCCGGGGTGAAGGTGTTGAGCAGGACCGTGGTGCCGTCGGTCGGGTTGGCGAAGGTGTGCGGGGCGCCGGGCGGGATCATGACCAGCGTTCCGGCGGGCGCGTCGTACTCGCTCTTGCCGACGGTGAACCGGG from Kitasatospora azatica KCTC 9699 harbors:
- a CDS encoding class I SAM-dependent methyltransferase — its product is MMRTDKDTEHHQDYAPGGACTEQHWRKDERLLHSSSFGAAAAAYAEHRPDYAQAAVRWALEPAPGPRVLDLGAGTGKLTATLLALGAEVLAVEPDPAMLAELRGALPAVRALPGSAEAIPLPDGSVDAVLAGNAMHWFDMAVAGPEIARVLAPGGVLAGLWNVMDDRVDWAAGLEGVSGSAAIGPRDTRSNWRAATADLHPPKSGAARFDSPEQADFPHGQCRTADSLVATLATRAGMLVMPDEERETALGRIRAFLASQPETAQGEFTLPMLTGVLRVRRR
- a CDS encoding alpha/beta fold hydrolase, with protein sequence MTSSAPTSTTHTIDLPSGLAVTIQEFGENTDGTGVLMLHGGAGPRSMAGFAAGMSQHAYVVVPTHPGFDGTPRPESTDTVADLAGAYLDLLDALDLSGVMVAGNSVGGWIAAEMALRDNASRISCLTLLASTGISPEPPLQFANPAELGPVKTGELAFHNPQFRPNPATLGPAQLAAMAANQRTLAVYAGDPFCCDPKLRGRLHRVNVPVLVIAGEQDGIAPLEYERALADSFPRATFRPISEAGHFPHIEQPAAVFGAIGDFVATEVKPNGQ
- a CDS encoding cupin domain-containing protein translates to MAEVSVVGPDGGESIQLGPTLMRILEDGSTTGHRLGVGEITLAPHTAGPPQHRHARHDEGFYVVSGAARFTVGKSEYDAPAGTLVMIPPGAPHTFANPTDGTTVLLNTFTPDLYVNYFRDLRDMIANGRPLTPEVTIEAMSRYATEPATDFA